In Helianthus annuus cultivar XRQ/B chromosome 8, HanXRQr2.0-SUNRISE, whole genome shotgun sequence, a single genomic region encodes these proteins:
- the LOC110871768 gene encoding histidine kinase 3: MSFIHVIGFGLKVGHFLLMLCYSLLTVISLNSFINDSSSQMKANKSRKIWNKFVEIFSRNTCKIHYYYQYIGSDKFRKTWWKRLLILWIALGTVLSLWIFWYLRSQALEKRKEILENMCDERARMLQDQFNVSMNHVQAMSILISTFHHGKIPSAIDQDTFAKYTERTAFERPLTSGVAYAVRVLHSEREQFEKQQGWTIKKMTPVNKDKYNPEDLEPSPIQPEYAPVIFAQDTVAHVISLDMMTGKEDRENVLRARELGKGVLTAPLALIKSNRLGVILTFAVYKRDLPSNATPEERIEATDGYLGGVFDIESLVEKLLQQLASKQTIYVNVYDTTNTSEPISMYGTDALDTGLEHVSPLNFGDPSRKHEMRCRFTQKQPWQILAISTSFGIFVITLLVGQIFHATINRIEKVEDDYHEMSELKKRAEAADVAKSEFLATVSHEIRTPMNGVLGMLDMLMDTVLDVTQQDYVRTAQASGKALVSLINAVLDQAKIESGKLELEAVQFDLREIFDDVLSLFSGKSQEKGIELAVYISAKVPETLIGDPGRFRQIITNLMGNSIKFTEKGHIFVTVHLLEEVMESIDVETEPSSKDTLSGLPVADRNRSWAGFRRASKTEGPSDSVTLIISVEDTGGGIPLDAQPRIFTPFMQVGPSIYRMHGGTGIGLSISKCLVNLMNGEIGFDSIPQIGSTFTFTAEFSNPNEQQINGQSQSKSKSEFCNMQAVVVDPRPVRAEVSKYHIQRLGMHVEIVSSLTNVLSMLTNGSQTIRVVLIEEEVWNQDLSNSAVFTYKLKNLDHKIPPKLFLLTNSIGGSRQKNGISSPTVITKPLRVSMLAASLQRAMGGNKSNDRNGEIPKLSLSKLLAGRKILVVDDNNVNLRVAAGALKKYGAEVVCAENGRKAISLLTPPHLFDACFMDIQMPEMDGFEATRTIRKIENDVNNDIQNGSLPLQDYANISNWHVPILAMTADVIQATHEQCIRSGMDGYVSKPFEANQLYQEVSRFFL, translated from the exons ATGAGTTTTATTCATGTGATTGGATTTGGGTTAAAAGTGGGACACTTTCTTTTGATGCTATGTTACTCACTTCTAACAGTGATCTCATTAAACTCATTCATTAATGATTCATCATCACAAATGAAGGCAAATAAAAGCAGGAAGATTTGGAACAAGTTTGTTGAGATCTTTTCAAGAAACACTTGCAAGATCCACTATTATTACCAATATATTGGGTCAGATAAGTTCAGGAAAACATGGTGGAAGAGGCTGTTGATCTTGTGGATTGCACTTGGAACAGTTCTTTCTTTATGGATCTTTTGGTATTTGAGATCTCAAGCTTTGGAAAAAAGGAAAGAAATATTGGAAAATATGTGTGATGAAAGAGCTAGAATGCTTCAAGATCAGTTTAATGTTAGTATGAATCATGTTCAAGCTATGTCCATTTTGATCTCAACTTTTCACCATGGTAAAATACCTTCTGCAATTGATCAG GACACATTTGCAAAGTACACGGAAAGAACGGCTTTCGAGAGACCACTAACAAGTGGGGTGGCGTATGCAGTAAGGGTACTTCATTCCGAAAGAGAACAATTCGAGAAACAACAAGGATGGACCATAAAGAAGATGACCCCGGTTAATAAAGACAAATATAACCCTGAAGACCTTGAACCGTCACCGATTCAACCCGAATATGCCCCCGTTATCTTCGCACAAGATACTGTTGCTCATGTGATTTCTCTTGATATGATGACGGGAAAg GAAGATCGTGAAAACGTGTTGCGTGCAAGGGAATTAGGAAAAGGGGTTCTTACGGCTCCTTTGGCGCTTATAAAGTCAAACCGTCTTGGAGTTATTTTGACTTTCGCGGTTTATAAACGAGATTTACCGTCTAATGCGACTCCGGAGGAAAGAATCGAAGCAACTGACGG GTACTTAGGTGGAGTGTTTGATATTGAATCGTTGGTGGAGAAGTTACTTCAACAACTTGCTAGCAAGCAAACCATTTATGTGAATGTTTATGATACGACTAATACATCGGAGCCTATTAGTATGTATGGTACGGATGCGTTGGACACTGGTTTGGAACATGTTAGTCCTCTTAACTTTGGTGACCCGTCAAGAAAGCATGAGATGCGTTGCAG ATTTACGCAAAAACAACCGTGGCAAATCTTGGCAATATCAACTTCTTTTGGTATTTTTGTGATCACTTTACTTGTTGGGCAAATCTTTCATGCAACTATAAATAGAATAGAAAAAGTTGAAGATGATTATCACGAGATGTCGGAGTTAAAGAAACGCGCCGAGGCTGCTGATGTGGCGAAATCTGAG TTCCTCGCTACCGTTTCTCATGAAATTAGAACCCCAATGAATGGTGTTCTTG GGATGCTGGATATGCTTATGGACACTGTTCTTGATGTAACGCAACAAGATTACGTTAGAACAGCTCAAGCTAGTGGAAAAGCTCTTGTTTCATTAATAAACGCTGTTCTTGATCAAGCTAAAATCGAATCTGGAAAACTTGAGCTCGAGGCTGTGCAATTTGATCTTCGGGAAATTTTTGACGATGTTTTGTCGTTATTTTCTGGAAAATCTCAAGAAAAAGGAATTGAG TTGGCGGTTTACATATCTGCCAAGGTTCCGGAAACGTTAATCGGTGATCCAGGGCGATTTCGTCAAATTATTACAAATCTCATGGGCAACTCGATTAAG TTCACCGAGAAAGGGCACATCTTTGTTACGGTGCACCTTCTTGAAGAAGTTATGGAGTCAATCGATGTAGAAACCGAACCATCTTCAAAAGACACGTTAAGTGGACTGCCCGTGGCCGATAGAAACCGAAGCTGGGCGGGATTCAGACGCGCCAGTAAAACCGAGGGTCCATCTGATTCCGTAACGTTAATCATATCGGTTGAAGATACAGGTGGTGGGATCCCGCTAGACGCACAACCTAGAATCTTTACACCGTTTATGCAAGTGGGACCCTCGATTTACCGTATGCATGGAGGAACCGGTATCGGGTTAAGCATTAGCAAATGTTTGGTCAACTTAATGAACGGTGAGATCGGGTTCGATAGCATCCCGCAAATCGGGTCGACTTTCACTTTCACAGCTGAGTTTTCTAACCCGAATGAGCAACAAATCAATGGTCAGtcacagtcaaagtcaaagtcagagtTTTGTAACATGCAAGCGGTCGTTGTTGACCCGAGACCCGTACGAGCTGAGGTTTCAAAATATCACATCCAACGGCTAGGAATGCACGTGGAAATCGTCTCAAGTTTGACGAACGTGTTATCGATGTTGACCAACGGAAGTCAAACCATCCGCGTGGTGTTGATCGAGGAGGAAGTTTGGAATCAAGATTTAAGTAATTCGGCGGTGTTCACGTATAAGTTAAAAAATTTAGATCACAAGATTCCTCCAAAGTTGTTTCTTTTAACGAATTCGATTGGTGGATCCCGCCAAAAGAACGGCATATCTTCGCCAACTGTCATCACTAAACCGTTAAGGGTAAGCATGTTGGCGGCTTCGTTACAACGCGCAATGGGCGGTAACAAAAGCAATGATAGAAACGGAGAGATACCGAAATTATCCTTATCGAAATTGTTAGCGGGGAGGAAAATATTAGTGGTCGATGATAATAATGTAAATCTTCGGGTAGCTGCGGGTGCGCTAAAGAAATACGGGGCGGAAGTGGTGTGTGCAGAAAACGGGCGAAAAGCTATTTCGTTACTAACACCGCCTCACTTGTTTGATGCTTGCTTTATGGATATCCAAATGCCGGAAATGGACGG GTTTGAAGCAACAAGAACGATCCGTAAGATTGAAAACGATGTCAATAACGATATCCAAAATGGGAGTTTACCATTGCAAGATTATGCGAATATTTCAAATTGGCATGTACCGATTTTGGCCATGACCGCCGATGTCATCCAAGCTACACATGAACAATGTATTAGATCCGGAATGGATGGTTATGTATCTAAACCATTTGAAGCTAATCAACTTTATCAAGAAGTTTCTCGGTTTTTCCTATAG